The following proteins are encoded in a genomic region of Hymenobacter siberiensis:
- the trxA gene encoding thioredoxin, with translation MPRKSFPELINSPGMPVLVDFFATWCGPCKTMAPILEQVAAQHGGKVRIIKIDVDRNQAVAQQYRVQSIPTLILFHQGQPVWRQAGVVPATQIAQALQPFVGK, from the coding sequence ATGCCTCGCAAGTCTTTTCCCGAACTCATCAATAGCCCCGGAATGCCGGTGCTGGTCGATTTTTTTGCCACCTGGTGCGGCCCCTGCAAAACCATGGCCCCCATTCTGGAGCAGGTGGCGGCTCAGCACGGCGGCAAGGTGCGCATCATTAAAATTGATGTGGACCGCAACCAGGCCGTGGCCCAGCAATACCGCGTGCAGAGCATTCCCACGCTGATTCTGTTTCATCAGGGGCAGCCGGTGTGGCGGCAGGCGGGCGTGGTGCCGGCCACCCAGATTGCGCAGGCTTTGCAGCCGTTCGTGGGCAAGTAG
- a CDS encoding TonB-dependent receptor yields the protein MIFRFSRRYYLLLFILGLAWPRAGWSQTAARFTISGTVRGGRGETLPGASVAVPALGTGVAADSLGHYSLSLPAGRHQLVIAFIGYQPITREVTLTKNQRLSLNLEESGNELGEVVVEGTVTLAQKLKTTQMGVEHLSINEAKLLPALFGEVDILKTLQLKPGVQSGGEGTSGLFVRGGSADQNLVLVDNTLVYNPNHLFGLFSVFNSDAVQSVDLYKSGFPAQFGGRLSSVVDVKLREGDRQHYVATGGVGLISSRLTYEGPINKGKGSFIVSGRRTYFDIFTRALNKANEGKEDYSPIPDYYFYDLNAKANYTLGEKDQVFLTGYLGRDIFGFSSPNGFKFSFQWGNTLGSLRWNHTFSPKLFVNTTVSVSDYKYTLTNQLANVFSFNLGSQITDYTGRTDFEYMPNDRHQIKTGAMFTQHHFGVGRLSASTGDGRLDIGSDVRYDALDGAVYASDNYKATDKLQLEGGLRLTGFRSGTNQYGGLEPRAAARYALNDKTSFKLNYAMMYQYVHLVTNSGASLPTDIWYPSRLSVKPQQSQQVSGGASFLLGGGKYLLTNEVYYKWGRNQVDFRDGAQLFVNPDLDQEFIFGKSWAYGNELYLEKKTGKTTGWIGYTLAWSWRNFQPQNGTNGVNGGQDFHPNYDRRHNLTVVVIHKLNTRISLTASFIYTSGNLTTLPLGRFGVQDIPGSSVGIDPRPVPVYPDRNSYRLIPYHRLDLGVVYKIGARRDQDLTLSIYNAYNRRNAYFVFFDTVKDNASGRTTGFQAKQVSLFPVIPSLTYNFRF from the coding sequence ATGATTTTTAGATTTTCCCGGCGTTACTACTTATTACTGTTCATATTGGGACTGGCCTGGCCCCGGGCCGGCTGGTCCCAGACGGCGGCGCGGTTCACCATCAGCGGCACGGTGCGCGGCGGGCGGGGCGAAACCCTGCCCGGCGCCAGCGTGGCCGTGCCCGCCCTCGGAACTGGCGTGGCGGCCGACTCGCTCGGCCACTATTCGCTGAGCTTGCCGGCGGGCCGCCATCAGCTGGTCATCGCCTTTATCGGCTACCAGCCAATCACCCGCGAGGTGACTTTGACTAAAAACCAGCGCCTCAGCCTCAACCTCGAAGAAAGCGGCAACGAGCTGGGCGAAGTGGTGGTGGAGGGCACCGTGACCCTGGCGCAGAAGCTCAAAACCACGCAAATGGGCGTCGAGCACCTCAGCATCAACGAGGCCAAGTTGCTGCCGGCCTTGTTTGGCGAGGTCGATATTCTGAAAACGCTGCAATTAAAGCCCGGGGTGCAGAGTGGGGGCGAGGGCACCAGCGGCCTGTTTGTGCGCGGCGGCTCGGCCGACCAGAACCTGGTGCTGGTTGATAACACGTTGGTGTACAACCCCAATCACTTGTTCGGGCTGTTTTCGGTTTTTAACTCCGATGCCGTCCAGAGCGTGGACCTCTACAAATCGGGTTTCCCGGCGCAGTTTGGCGGGCGGCTGTCGTCGGTGGTAGATGTGAAGCTGCGCGAGGGCGACCGTCAGCACTACGTGGCCACCGGCGGCGTGGGCTTGATTTCGTCGCGCCTTACCTACGAGGGGCCAATTAATAAGGGCAAAGGTTCGTTCATCGTGAGTGGGCGGCGCACGTACTTCGACATTTTCACGCGGGCGCTCAACAAGGCCAACGAGGGCAAGGAGGACTACAGCCCCATTCCCGACTACTATTTCTATGACCTCAACGCCAAGGCCAATTATACCCTCGGCGAGAAAGACCAGGTGTTTCTAACCGGCTATCTGGGCCGCGACATCTTCGGCTTCAGCAGCCCGAACGGCTTCAAATTCAGCTTCCAGTGGGGCAATACCCTCGGCTCGCTGCGCTGGAACCACACTTTTTCGCCCAAGCTGTTCGTGAATACTACCGTGTCGGTGTCGGATTACAAATACACGCTTACCAACCAGTTGGCCAACGTGTTCAGCTTCAACCTGGGCTCGCAAATCACGGACTACACCGGGCGCACCGACTTCGAGTACATGCCCAACGACCGGCACCAGATTAAGACCGGGGCCATGTTTACGCAGCACCACTTCGGCGTGGGCCGCCTCAGCGCCAGCACCGGCGATGGCCGCCTCGACATCGGTTCCGACGTGCGGTACGATGCCCTCGATGGGGCCGTTTACGCCTCCGATAATTACAAGGCCACCGACAAGCTCCAGCTCGAAGGCGGCCTGCGCCTGACCGGTTTCCGCAGCGGCACCAACCAGTACGGCGGCCTGGAGCCCCGCGCCGCCGCCCGCTACGCCCTGAACGATAAGACGTCGTTCAAGCTCAACTACGCCATGATGTACCAGTACGTGCACCTGGTCACGAATTCGGGCGCGTCGCTGCCCACTGATATCTGGTACCCCTCGCGGCTGTCGGTGAAGCCGCAGCAGTCGCAGCAGGTGAGCGGGGGGGCAAGCTTCCTGCTGGGCGGTGGCAAGTACTTGCTCACCAATGAGGTGTATTATAAGTGGGGCCGCAATCAGGTCGATTTTCGGGATGGCGCGCAGCTGTTCGTGAACCCCGATTTGGACCAGGAATTCATTTTCGGTAAGAGCTGGGCCTATGGCAACGAGCTTTATCTGGAGAAGAAAACCGGCAAAACCACCGGCTGGATTGGCTACACCCTGGCCTGGAGCTGGCGCAATTTTCAGCCCCAGAATGGCACCAATGGCGTGAACGGCGGCCAGGATTTCCACCCCAACTACGACCGCCGCCACAATTTGACTGTGGTAGTAATACACAAGCTCAATACCCGTATCAGCCTCACAGCCAGCTTTATTTATACCTCGGGTAACCTGACCACGCTGCCGCTGGGCCGGTTTGGGGTGCAGGATATTCCGGGCTCCAGCGTAGGCATCGACCCGCGCCCGGTGCCCGTGTACCCCGACCGCAATTCCTACCGCCTCATCCCGTACCACCGCCTCGACCTCGGCGTGGTGTACAAAATCGGCGCCCGGCGCGACCAGGACCTCACCCTGAGCATCTACAACGCCTATAACCGTCGCAACGCCTACTTCGTGTTTTTTGATACCGTGAAGGACAATGCCAGCGGCCGCACCACGGGCTTCCAGGCTAAGCAGGTGTCGCTGTTTCCGGTCATCCCGTCGCTGACGTATAATTTCCGCTTCTGA
- a CDS encoding DUF4249 domain-containing protein has translation MNRLVFGSVLLVLAGCGKLQNDINVPLPAFSSDLVVECYLQPGKVPELVVTTSVPYISVVLPQVPTDVTVTLTMPNGTLVPLAFNPNYRALVDTTSGVKFHSHIGRDPLVAKAGDVFKLDVVDTKGRHATATTTMLAPVPIDSVSYQFNDKTGSERKALFLTSFRDPAPLDDCYRLQLHKGNPAKGALLKSPEMDMSVEDRLLNGQEFVLGTSYRFHPGDTVTATLYHTERAMYRFRQSVRDARQANGNPFAQPSAIYGNVQGGIGIFGVLSGATAQKIIAK, from the coding sequence ATGAACCGGCTTGTTTTTGGTAGTGTCCTGCTGGTGCTGGCCGGTTGCGGCAAGCTGCAAAACGACATCAACGTGCCGCTGCCGGCTTTCTCATCCGATTTGGTGGTGGAATGCTACCTGCAGCCGGGCAAGGTGCCGGAGCTGGTTGTCACCACGTCGGTGCCCTACATCAGCGTCGTGCTGCCGCAGGTGCCCACCGATGTCACCGTTACGCTCACCATGCCCAACGGCACGCTGGTGCCGCTGGCCTTCAACCCCAATTACCGGGCGCTGGTTGACACCACTTCGGGCGTGAAATTCCACTCCCACATCGGCCGCGACCCGCTGGTGGCCAAAGCCGGCGACGTATTCAAGCTCGACGTGGTGGACACCAAAGGCCGCCACGCCACCGCCACCACCACCATGCTGGCCCCCGTGCCCATCGACTCGGTGAGCTACCAGTTCAACGACAAAACCGGCTCCGAGCGCAAGGCCCTTTTCCTCACCAGCTTCCGCGACCCGGCCCCGCTCGACGACTGTTACCGCCTGCAGCTGCACAAGGGCAACCCCGCCAAGGGAGCCCTGCTCAAAAGCCCGGAAATGGACATGTCGGTAGAAGACCGGCTGCTCAACGGCCAGGAATTCGTGCTGGGCACCAGCTATCGCTTCCACCCCGGCGATACCGTTACGGCCACGCTCTACCACACCGAGCGGGCCATGTACCGCTTCCGGCAATCGGTGCGCGACGCGCGCCAGGCCAACGGCAACCCCTTTGCTCAGCCGTCCGCCATTTATGGCAACGTGCAGGGCGGCATCGGCATCTTCGGCGTGCTGAGCGGCGCCACCGCCCAGAAGATTATAGCGAAATAA
- a CDS encoding purine-nucleoside phosphorylase, whose translation MLQHLQEAAAYIKASSQAFQPETGIILGTGLGALANEVDVEYEINYADIPHFPLSTVESHAGRLLLGRMGGKKVAVLQGRFHYYEGYTMQQVAIPVRVLKLLGIARLLVSNAAGGLNPDFNLADLMLIDDHINLQPGNPLIGANLDEMGPRFPDMFAPYDADLLRRAEAAAQALGQAGTTRRGVYASVPGPMLETPAEYRYLRTIGADAVGMSTVPEVIAARHLGLPVLAVSVITDLCAPGHLKPVVLADIFAAAGAAEPRLTALIKAVVAGL comes from the coding sequence ATGCTCCAACACCTCCAAGAAGCCGCCGCCTACATCAAAGCCAGCTCCCAGGCCTTCCAGCCCGAAACGGGCATCATCCTCGGTACCGGGCTGGGCGCGCTGGCGAATGAAGTCGACGTTGAATACGAAATCAACTACGCTGACATCCCGCATTTCCCCCTCAGCACCGTGGAAAGCCACGCCGGCCGGCTGCTGCTGGGCCGCATGGGCGGCAAAAAAGTAGCCGTGCTGCAAGGCCGTTTCCACTACTACGAGGGCTACACCATGCAGCAGGTGGCCATACCCGTGCGCGTGCTCAAGCTGCTGGGCATTGCCCGCCTACTGGTGAGCAACGCCGCCGGCGGCCTCAACCCCGATTTCAATCTTGCTGATTTGATGCTAATTGACGACCACATCAACCTGCAACCCGGCAACCCGCTCATCGGGGCCAACCTCGACGAAATGGGTCCGCGCTTCCCGGATATGTTCGCGCCCTACGATGCCGACCTGCTCCGCCGGGCCGAAGCCGCCGCCCAGGCGCTGGGGCAGGCCGGCACCACCCGGCGCGGCGTGTACGCCAGCGTGCCCGGCCCCATGCTCGAAACCCCCGCCGAATACCGCTACCTGCGCACCATCGGGGCCGATGCCGTGGGCATGAGCACGGTGCCGGAGGTGATAGCTGCCCGCCACCTGGGCCTGCCGGTGCTGGCCGTGTCGGTCATCACCGATTTGTGCGCCCCCGGCCACCTCAAGCCCGTGGTGCTGGCCGACATTTTCGCTGCCGCCGGCGCGGCCGAGCCCCGCCTCACAGCCCTGATAAAGGCCGTGGTGGCGGGCTTGTAG
- the sppA gene encoding signal peptide peptidase SppA codes for MLATIVGLAAFGFLCFVGVAIFIGATVNSSKGPKQTTANSVLELKLNDPLNERGREGRFGGLGGGGSTGLVELKEAIYRAKGDDDIKGILLNLGIVQGGMASLEEVRNALLDFKKSGKFVVAYHEIASEKSFYLSSMANEIYLNPQGTLEFNGLSTEVMFYKRLFEKAGIEPYIFRVGSFKSAVEPFFRENFSDSARYQTVSFLNSINGYMIGEVAKTRGIAPARLKVISDSMLVHNAPDALRLKLVTKIGYFDEVQDYMRGKLGVAKDKKPSLVSLSDYVNNGDAEARVSSSTSNRIAVIYAEGDIVTGKGSDDNIGSTKFAEAIRKARLDEKVKAVVLRINSPGGSSLASDIIYREVLLTKKVKPIIASMSDVAASGGYYIAMACDTIVAHPNTITGSIGVFGVLPNIQPLLADKLGITVDRVTTGKFSDLPTITRPLTDFEKRTLQEEVNRIYADFTSKAALGRHMPLERLRRLASGRVWSGLEAKNNGLVDVLGDYQDALNIAAARAHLKADDYYVQRLPRQKSALEGFISMFSDDDAAKTRAIKTELGPLYPAYAQYQQLMQMRGVQARLPYSLDIQ; via the coding sequence GTGCTAGCTACCATCGTGGGGCTGGCTGCGTTTGGGTTCTTATGTTTTGTGGGGGTGGCCATCTTCATCGGGGCCACGGTGAACAGCTCCAAAGGCCCGAAGCAAACCACCGCCAACTCGGTGCTGGAGCTCAAGCTGAATGACCCGCTCAATGAGCGCGGGCGCGAAGGCCGTTTCGGCGGGCTGGGCGGGGGCGGCAGCACCGGGCTGGTTGAGCTGAAGGAGGCCATCTACCGGGCCAAGGGCGACGACGACATCAAGGGCATTCTGCTGAACCTGGGCATTGTGCAGGGCGGCATGGCTTCGCTGGAGGAAGTGCGCAACGCGCTGCTCGACTTCAAAAAGAGCGGCAAATTCGTGGTAGCCTACCATGAAATTGCCTCCGAAAAGAGCTTCTACCTCTCTTCGATGGCCAATGAAATCTACCTCAACCCGCAGGGCACGCTCGAATTCAACGGCCTGAGTACAGAGGTGATGTTCTACAAGCGCCTCTTCGAAAAGGCCGGCATCGAGCCCTATATTTTTCGGGTGGGCTCCTTCAAAAGTGCCGTCGAGCCGTTTTTCCGCGAGAACTTCTCCGATTCGGCCCGCTACCAGACCGTGTCGTTCCTGAACTCCATCAACGGCTATATGATTGGCGAGGTGGCCAAAACCCGGGGCATCGCCCCGGCCCGCCTCAAGGTAATTTCCGACTCGATGCTGGTGCACAACGCCCCCGATGCCCTGCGCCTGAAGCTCGTCACCAAAATCGGCTACTTCGATGAGGTGCAGGATTATATGCGCGGCAAGCTGGGTGTGGCCAAAGACAAAAAGCCCAGCCTGGTGAGCCTCTCCGACTACGTCAACAACGGCGACGCGGAGGCGCGCGTGAGCAGCAGCACCAGCAACCGCATTGCCGTGATTTACGCCGAGGGCGACATCGTGACCGGCAAGGGCTCCGACGATAACATCGGCAGCACCAAGTTTGCCGAAGCCATCCGCAAGGCCCGGCTCGATGAGAAAGTGAAGGCCGTGGTGCTGCGCATCAACTCGCCGGGCGGCTCGTCGCTGGCCTCGGACATCATCTACCGCGAAGTGCTGCTAACCAAAAAGGTGAAGCCGATTATCGCCAGCATGAGCGACGTGGCGGCTTCCGGCGGCTACTACATTGCCATGGCCTGCGATACCATCGTGGCCCACCCGAACACGATTACGGGCTCCATTGGCGTGTTTGGCGTGCTGCCCAACATCCAGCCGCTGCTGGCCGACAAGCTGGGCATCACCGTGGACCGCGTGACGACGGGCAAGTTCTCGGACCTGCCCACCATCACGCGCCCGCTCACCGACTTCGAGAAGCGCACTTTGCAGGAGGAGGTGAACCGCATCTACGCCGACTTTACCAGCAAGGCCGCCCTGGGCCGCCATATGCCCCTGGAGCGCCTGCGCCGCCTGGCCTCGGGCCGCGTCTGGAGCGGCCTCGAAGCCAAAAACAACGGCCTCGTGGACGTACTCGGCGACTACCAGGACGCGCTCAACATTGCCGCCGCCCGCGCCCACCTCAAAGCCGACGACTATTACGTGCAGCGCCTGCCCCGCCAGAAATCGGCGCTGGAAGGCTTCATTTCCATGTTCAGCGACGACGATGCGGCCAAAACCCGCGCCATCAAGACCGAGCTGGGGCCGCTGTACCCCGCCTACGCCCAGTACCAGCAACTGATGCAGATGCGCGGCGTGCAGGCCCGCCTGCCGTATTCGCTGGATATCCAGTAG
- a CDS encoding replication-associated recombination protein A, with product MNLFPDDEPTAFTPAAAPGPDAPLAERQRPRRLADYAGQQHLVGETGVLRRYLNSGRLPSLILWGPPGVGKTTLAHLLASELKQPFSALSAINAGVKDVRDVIEKARRQRGTVLFIDEIHRFSKAQQDALLGAVEHGTVTLIGATTENPSFEVIPALLSRCQVYVLEALSADTLRGLVQKALTEDAALKQKKVVLKEDHALLALSGGDARKLLNLLEIVVQSTPPNKKGVIEITDAVVQTVAQRPLARYDKGGEMHYDVISAFIKSMRGSDPNAALYYLAVMLEGGEDVKFIARRMLILASEDIGNANPNALMLATSCFQACTVIGLPESDLILAQTVIYLATSPKSNAAYMAIRAAQAEVKANGVYPVPVPLRNAPTRLLKQLGYGQEYAYSHNGEGNFEAQEFLPDALSGTRFYAPGLNASEAKIQERLRGWWGEKYGY from the coding sequence ATGAATCTCTTCCCCGACGACGAACCCACCGCCTTCACCCCCGCCGCCGCGCCCGGCCCCGATGCGCCACTGGCCGAGCGCCAGCGCCCCCGCCGCCTAGCCGACTACGCCGGCCAGCAGCACCTGGTGGGCGAAACCGGCGTGCTGCGCCGCTATTTGAATTCCGGGCGTCTGCCCAGCCTCATCCTATGGGGTCCGCCGGGCGTGGGCAAAACCACCCTGGCCCACCTGCTGGCCTCGGAGCTGAAACAGCCATTCTCAGCCCTGAGCGCCATCAATGCCGGCGTGAAGGACGTGCGCGACGTGATTGAAAAGGCCAGGCGGCAGCGCGGAACGGTGTTGTTTATCGATGAAATACACCGTTTCAGCAAGGCGCAGCAGGATGCGCTGCTGGGCGCGGTGGAGCACGGCACCGTCACGCTCATTGGGGCCACTACGGAAAATCCTTCCTTTGAAGTCATCCCGGCCCTACTCTCGCGCTGCCAAGTGTATGTGCTGGAGGCGCTGAGTGCGGACACCCTGCGCGGACTGGTGCAAAAAGCTCTGACCGAGGATGCAGCGCTCAAGCAGAAAAAGGTGGTGCTGAAGGAAGACCACGCCCTGCTGGCCCTCAGCGGAGGCGATGCCCGCAAGCTGCTCAACCTCTTAGAAATCGTAGTCCAAAGCACGCCGCCCAACAAAAAAGGCGTCATCGAAATCACCGATGCCGTGGTGCAAACCGTGGCCCAGCGCCCACTGGCCCGCTACGACAAGGGCGGCGAAATGCACTACGACGTGATTTCGGCCTTCATCAAGTCCATGCGCGGCTCCGACCCCAACGCCGCGCTCTACTACCTGGCCGTGATGCTGGAAGGCGGCGAAGACGTGAAATTCATCGCCCGCCGCATGCTCATCCTGGCCTCCGAGGACATCGGCAATGCCAACCCCAACGCCCTGATGCTGGCCACCAGCTGCTTCCAGGCCTGCACCGTCATCGGCCTGCCCGAATCGGATTTGATTCTCGCCCAAACCGTCATCTACCTCGCCACCTCACCCAAGAGCAACGCCGCCTACATGGCCATCCGCGCGGCGCAGGCCGAGGTGAAGGCCAATGGCGTGTACCCCGTACCGGTGCCCCTGCGCAACGCCCCCACCCGCCTGCTCAAGCAGCTCGGCTACGGCCAGGAATACGCCTACTCGCACAACGGAGAGGGCAATTTTGAGGCCCAGGAGTTTCTGCCCGACGCCCTGAGCGGCACCCGCTTCTACGCCCCGGGCCTGAACGCCAGCGAGGCCAAAATTCAGGAACGCCTGCGCGGCTGGTGGGGCGAGAAATACGGATATTAG
- a CDS encoding DMT family transporter, whose amino-acid sequence MSNQFRVHAALFFVTVIYAANYSLSKDVMPQYMTPFGIVTLRVLGASSFFALIKYFVAPQDKIIGWADNWRSIICGVCGIGVNQLLFFSGLNLTSPISASLLQTIAPIVVVIASAVLLSEKITVPRALGIAVGAVGAASLILSRNAQAAIYPHATLGNLFILANATVFGLYLVLVQPLMRKYHAFTVLARVFLVGAIVAVPFGWREALGTNYASFPLKIWLEVGYMVVFLTIVAYLLNNWALKYASPALLGVYIYLQPVLAVLFAVALGKDHLTWSKAGQAMLIFVGVWLVSQKPKGAPAAAVVPETVMD is encoded by the coding sequence ATGTCCAATCAATTCCGCGTCCACGCGGCCCTTTTCTTCGTCACGGTCATTTACGCGGCCAATTATTCCCTGTCGAAAGACGTGATGCCGCAGTACATGACCCCCTTTGGCATCGTCACGCTGCGGGTGCTGGGGGCGTCGAGCTTCTTCGCCCTCATCAAATACTTCGTGGCCCCGCAGGACAAAATCATCGGTTGGGCCGACAACTGGCGCTCCATTATCTGTGGCGTGTGCGGCATTGGGGTCAATCAACTGCTGTTTTTTTCGGGGCTGAACCTGACTTCGCCCATCAGCGCCTCGCTGCTGCAAACCATCGCACCCATTGTGGTAGTCATCGCCTCGGCTGTTTTATTGAGCGAGAAAATCACCGTGCCGCGTGCGCTGGGCATTGCGGTGGGGGCAGTGGGCGCAGCCTCGCTCATCCTCAGCCGCAACGCGCAGGCGGCCATCTACCCGCACGCCACGCTGGGCAACCTGTTCATCCTGGCCAATGCCACGGTTTTTGGCCTCTACCTGGTACTGGTGCAGCCGTTGATGCGCAAGTATCACGCCTTCACGGTGTTGGCGCGGGTGTTTCTGGTGGGGGCCATCGTGGCGGTGCCCTTCGGCTGGCGCGAGGCGCTGGGTACCAATTATGCCAGCTTTCCGCTCAAAATCTGGCTCGAAGTGGGTTACATGGTAGTTTTTCTCACCATTGTGGCCTATTTGCTCAATAACTGGGCGCTGAAATATGCCTCGCCGGCCCTGCTGGGCGTCTACATTTATTTGCAGCCGGTGTTGGCGGTGCTCTTCGCCGTGGCCCTGGGCAAAGACCATCTCACCTGGAGCAAGGCTGGGCAGGCCATGCTCATTTTCGTGGGCGTGTGGCTGGTGAGCCAGAAGCCCAAAGGCGCACCAGCCGCGGCCGTGGTGCCGGAAACGGTGATGGACTGA
- a CDS encoding MBL fold metallo-hydrolase, whose translation MPPLPSSTASAVQIQQFYDKGLAHASYAVRCGRQVAIIDPARDPQPYYDFADEHEARIIAVIETHPHADFVSSHLEIAEETEATIYCSKLVGAKYPHKNFDDGDRIKLGSYELHAINTPGHSPDSISILLMDELAQSRAVFTGDTLFVGDVGRPDLREDEAVGGHQREELAAQLYKSTRNKLMTLPGSTRVYPAHGPGSLCGTTTSPDLDSTIAKELKTNYALQPMSQDEFIKVLLADQPFVPKYFGHNVALNKQGAPSFEDSIRAVPHPNTGAVLEPGVLLIDTRPAAQFRAGHLPGALNLQDGGKFETWLGSIVGPKEPFYLLADSKIALDTVIRKTAKIGYEGNIKGALMAPADLPATSPTVDVAAVREHPEAFTIVDIRNRAEAQTPVFQNALVIPLPELRERAHEIPTDKPILVHCAGGYRSAVGTSIVQQALPDAKVLDLGEAVTEFQPQAH comes from the coding sequence ATGCCTCCCCTTCCCAGTAGCACAGCCTCGGCCGTGCAAATCCAGCAGTTTTACGACAAGGGCCTGGCCCACGCCAGCTACGCCGTGCGTTGCGGCCGCCAGGTCGCCATCATCGACCCGGCCCGCGACCCGCAGCCGTACTACGACTTTGCCGACGAGCACGAGGCCCGCATCATCGCCGTGATTGAGACGCACCCGCACGCCGATTTTGTGTCGTCGCACCTGGAAATTGCTGAGGAAACCGAGGCCACCATCTACTGCAGCAAATTGGTAGGAGCCAAATATCCCCACAAGAATTTCGACGACGGCGACCGCATCAAGCTGGGCAGCTACGAGCTGCACGCCATCAACACCCCCGGCCACTCGCCGGACTCCATCAGCATTTTGCTGATGGATGAGCTAGCCCAGAGCCGCGCCGTATTCACCGGCGACACCCTGTTTGTGGGCGATGTGGGCCGGCCCGACCTGCGCGAGGACGAAGCCGTGGGCGGCCACCAGCGCGAGGAGCTGGCCGCGCAGCTGTATAAAAGCACCCGCAACAAGCTCATGACCCTGCCCGGCAGCACCAGGGTGTACCCCGCCCACGGCCCCGGCTCGCTCTGCGGCACAACCACCAGCCCCGACCTCGATTCCACCATCGCCAAAGAGCTGAAAACCAACTACGCCCTGCAACCCATGTCGCAGGATGAGTTTATTAAGGTGCTGCTCGCAGACCAGCCCTTCGTACCCAAGTATTTCGGCCACAACGTGGCCCTGAACAAGCAGGGCGCGCCCAGCTTCGAGGACAGCATTCGGGCGGTACCACACCCGAACACCGGCGCGGTGCTGGAACCCGGCGTACTGCTCATCGACACGCGGCCGGCGGCCCAGTTCCGGGCCGGCCATCTGCCGGGAGCCCTCAACTTGCAGGATGGTGGCAAGTTCGAAACCTGGCTGGGCTCTATCGTTGGCCCCAAAGAGCCGTTTTACCTGTTGGCTGATTCCAAAATCGCGCTGGACACGGTCATCCGCAAAACAGCCAAAATTGGCTACGAAGGCAACATCAAGGGCGCGCTAATGGCCCCGGCCGACCTGCCCGCCACCTCCCCCACCGTAGACGTAGCGGCCGTGCGCGAGCACCCCGAAGCCTTTACCATCGTCGACATCCGCAACCGGGCCGAAGCTCAAACGCCGGTTTTTCAGAATGCCCTGGTCATTCCCCTGCCCGAGCTGCGCGAGCGCGCCCACGAAATCCCCACTGATAAGCCGATTCTGGTTCACTGCGCAGGTGGCTACCGCTCGGCCGTAGGGACCAGTATTGTGCAGCAGGCATTGCCAGACGCGAAGGTTTTGGATTTGGGCGAGGCGGTTACGGAGTTTCAGCCGCAGGCGCATTAG
- a CDS encoding IS4 family transposase: MKQHFAAKITTLLQQAPFVGHLSRQKFVGQFILGLIKSRNVQFGEVAQHLNDAAKPASNETRIQDFFREVDLNYVLVARILLSLLPAQGKLRLCLDRTEWDFGQCQVNILLVTVGTGEVHVPLYWHLLDNRSGNSNAADRIAVLEKCLALLGKDRIGLVVGDREFVGHAWFKWLKDNGLNFVMRLPKHHCLTHADGRRQAVADLGLVPGQVRRFAHVQVDGVWGQVWVKAVAADAFVFLFATAGLNHLEQLYAKRWTIEQCFQNLKGRGFNLEATHLRCFQKLRKLVALVSLAYAFCLGVGAAAHGGRQPIARKNHGYRAASLSRHGLNLLRQLARPLTLPEDPLARLVETLLNWITRQLAKNQLLKIVG; encoded by the coding sequence GTGAAGCAACACTTCGCCGCTAAAATTACGACGCTTTTGCAGCAGGCCCCGTTTGTGGGCCACTTGTCCCGCCAAAAGTTTGTGGGCCAGTTTATTCTTGGCCTGATAAAGAGCCGCAACGTGCAATTCGGCGAGGTGGCCCAGCACCTCAATGACGCGGCCAAGCCCGCCTCGAACGAAACGCGCATTCAGGACTTTTTCCGCGAAGTAGACCTCAATTACGTACTGGTGGCCAGGATTTTACTGAGTTTGTTGCCTGCGCAGGGCAAGCTGCGCTTATGCCTCGACCGCACGGAGTGGGACTTCGGCCAGTGCCAAGTGAACATCCTGCTCGTCACCGTCGGCACGGGCGAGGTCCACGTGCCCCTTTATTGGCACCTGCTCGACAACCGCAGCGGCAACTCCAACGCCGCCGACCGCATCGCGGTGCTCGAAAAGTGCCTGGCCTTGCTGGGCAAAGACCGCATCGGCCTGGTCGTGGGCGACCGGGAATTTGTCGGCCATGCGTGGTTCAAGTGGCTCAAAGACAATGGGCTTAATTTTGTCATGCGCCTGCCCAAGCACCACTGCCTGACCCACGCCGACGGCCGGCGGCAGGCCGTGGCCGACCTGGGCCTGGTGCCGGGGCAGGTGCGCCGCTTCGCCCACGTGCAGGTCGACGGAGTCTGGGGGCAGGTCTGGGTCAAGGCCGTGGCGGCGGACGCGTTTGTCTTCCTGTTTGCCACGGCCGGTCTGAACCACCTCGAGCAACTCTATGCCAAGCGCTGGACGATTGAGCAATGCTTTCAAAATCTGAAAGGGCGGGGCTTTAACCTGGAAGCCACCCACTTGCGCTGTTTCCAAAAGCTGCGCAAGCTCGTGGCCCTGGTCAGCCTGGCCTACGCGTTTTGTCTGGGCGTGGGCGCGGCCGCCCACGGCGGCCGCCAGCCCATTGCCCGCAAAAACCACGGCTACCGGGCCGCCAGCCTGAGCCGCCACGGCCTCAATCTGCTCCGCCAACTCGCCCGCCCGCTGACCCTGCCCGAGGACCCATTGGCCCGCTTGGTTGAAACGCTACTGAACTGGATTACGAGGCAACTTGCTAAAAATCAATTACTAAAAATAGTAGGGTAG